A DNA window from Loxodonta africana isolate mLoxAfr1 chromosome 7, mLoxAfr1.hap2, whole genome shotgun sequence contains the following coding sequences:
- the LOC100676478 gene encoding olfactory receptor 5D14-like, whose amino-acid sequence MAERNLSVETTFALLGFTDYPELQIPLFLVFLIMYSVTMVGNLGMIVIIKINPKFHTPMYFFLSHLSFVDFCYSSTITPKLLENLVMADKSIFYFSCMLQYFLSCTAVVTESFLLAVMAYDHFVAICNPLLYTVVMSQRLCALLVAGSYLWGLFGSLVLLCYALLLDFSGHNVINHFFCEYTAVIAVSSSDIRIPHLLLFGFATFNEVSTLLIILTSYVFIFVTVLKIRSASGCRKAFSTCASHLTAITIFHGTILSLYCVPNSKNSRQTVKVASVFYTVVNPMLNPLIYSLRNKDVKDAFWKLIGAKVLFH is encoded by the coding sequence ATGGCTGAAAGAAACCTGAGTGTGGAGACAacctttgccctcttgggattcACAGATTACCCAGAGCTTCAGATTCCTCTTTTCCTTGTGTTTCTGATCATGTACAGTGTCACCATGGTAGGGAATCTTGGGATGATAGTGATCATCAAGATTAACCCCAAAtttcacacccccatgtactttttccttagtcacctttcttttgttgatttttgttaCTCCTCTACCATTACTCCAAAGTTGCTTGAAAACTTGGTCATGGCAGACAAAAGCATCTTCTACTTTAGCTGTATGCTCCAGTACTTCCTGTCCTGCACTGCAGTGGTGACTGAGTCCTTCCTGCTagcagtgatggcctatgaccactTTGTGGCCATCTGCAATCCTCTGCTGTATACAGTGGTCATGTCACAAAGACTCTGTGCCCTCCTGGTGGCTGGCTCATATCTGTGGGGGTTGTTTGGCTCCTTGGTACTCCTTTGCTATGCTCTCCTTCTAGACTTCTCTGGACACAATGTAatcaaccactttttctgtgagtaTACTGCTGTCATAGCTGTCTCTAGCTCTGATATACGCATTCCTCACCTTCTGCTTTTTGGGTTTGCCACCTTCAATGAGGTGAGTACGCTACTAATCATTCTCACTTCATAcgtttttatttttgtgactgtACTAAAAATCCGATCTGCCAGTGGATGTcgcaaagccttctccacctgtgcctcccacctgacTGCCATCACCATCTTCCACGGGACCATCCTTTCCCTCTACTGTGTGCCTAACTCCAAAAACTCTCGGCAGACAGTCAAAGTGGCCTCTGTATTCTACACAGTGGTTAACCCCATGCTGAACCCCCTCATCTATAGCCTTAGGAACAAAGATGTCAAAGATGCCTTCTGGAAGTTAATAGGTGCAAAAGTCCTATTTCACTGA
- the LOC100676197 gene encoding olfactory receptor 5D13-like — translation MLYKYVIIINIVTNFCYLYFRISLATIMALTEGNQSTGATFILLGFSEYPDLQVPLFMVVLAIYMVTVVGNLGMIVIIRINPKLHTPMYFFLSHLSFVDFCYSTIVTPKLLENLVVGDRTISFTGCIMQFFLVCVFATAETFMLAVMAYDRFVAVCNSLLYTIVMSPELCVSLVAGPYAWGIVVSLTLTYFLLALSFCGSTIINNFVCEHSVIISVSCSDPYISQVLCFVIAIFNEVSSLVIILTTYIFIFITVIKMPSDGGCRKAFSTCASHLTAITIFHGTVLFLYCVPNSKTSWLIVKVGSVFYTVVIPMLNPLIYSLRNKDVKETVRKLMSYTIQS, via the coding sequence atgttataTAAGTATGTTATCATCATTAATATTGTTActaatttttgttatctttactTCAGAATTTCTCTAGCAACAATCATGGCGttaactgaaggaaatcagagtACTGGAGCCACATTCATCCTCTTGGGCTTCTCAGAATACCCAGACCTCCAGGTGCCCCTCTTCATGGTGGTCCTGGCCATCTACATGGTCACTGTGGTGGGGAACCTGGGCATGATTGTGATCATCAGGATCAACCCCaaactccacacccccatgtactttttcctcagtcaCTTGTCTTTTGTTGATTTCTGCTACTCCACTATAGTTACACCCAAACTATTAGAAAACTTGGTTGTGGGAGACAGAACCATCTCCTTCACAGGGTGCATCATGCAGTTCTTCTTGGTTTGTGTATTTGCGACTGCAGAAACATTCATGTtggcagtgatggcctatgaccgtttTGTGGCAGTTTGTAACTCCCTGCTTTACACCATTGTCATGTCCCCAGAGCTCTGTGTATCATTAGTGGCCGGTCCCTATGCATGGGGTATAGTTGTTTCCCTGACACTCACTTATTTTCTTCTGGCATTATCCTTCTGTGGTTCTACTATCATAAATAACTTTGTCTGTGAGCACTCTGTCATTATTTCTGTCTCCTGCTCTGATCCCTATATCAGCCAGGTGCTTTGTTTTGTCATTGCCATATTCAACGAGGTGAGCAGCCTGGTGATCATCCTCActacttatattttcattttcattactgTCATAAAAATGCCTTCCGACGGGGGGTGCCgaaaagccttctccacctgtgcctcccactTGACTGCCATCACCATTTTCCATGGGACTGTCCTTTTCCTCTATTGtgtacccaattccaaaacctcATGGCTCATCGTCAAAGTAGGATCTGTGTTTTACACAGTGGTcatccccatgctgaaccccctGATCTACAGTCTCAGGAACAAAGATGTGAAGGAGACTGTCAGAAAGTTAATGAGCTACACAATACAATCTTGA